In a single window of the Populus alba chromosome 16, ASM523922v2, whole genome shotgun sequence genome:
- the LOC118037253 gene encoding anthocyanidin 3-O-glucosyltransferase 2-like isoform X2, whose product MAYGSMVKQMVLDGAAFLSSLTAVSQLQCLDLAQELHGAFVIKNLAVLPVMMLIAVIVTYSGVGHLVPAVEIAKLMVKRDDRLSITVLVMKRPPLDTKINRYIESVSPSIPDHIQFVDLPNDEKTSSGINFLSSFIESQKPHVKNAVFKLVQSGSSSESPQLAGFVVGMFCTTMIDVANEFGVPSYVFFASSAAALSLMLYMQALNDEKNVDTTEFKDSDAEFMLPGIVNPVPAKVLPSVVFNKDWHPIYFGNARRFKEAEGIMVNTYVELESQVINAFSDGKTPPLYPIGPILNLKGDGHDVGSAETNKNKDIMEWLDDQPPSSVVFLCFGSMGSFSEEQLKEIASALEQSGYRFLWSVRQPPPKGKMGFPTDYANPEEAVPTGFLDRTAGIGKVIGWAPQVAILAHPAIGGFVSHCGWNSILESLWFGVPIAAWPLFSEQQLNAFEMMIELGLATEIKMDYRKDFRAENEVIVSADIIEKGIMSVMEQDSEVRKKVKAMSEMGKKALLDGGSSHSILGRLIEDMMNNLK is encoded by the exons ATGGCTTATGGCAGTATGGTG AAACAGATGGTTCTTGATGGAGCGGCCTTTCTATCGTCTTTAACGGCTGTTTCGCAATTGCAGTGTTTGGACTTGGCTCAAGAACTGCACGGCGCCTTTGTAATTAAGAATCTAGCAGTATTACCAGTGATGATGCTGATTGCAGTAATTGTAACATATTCAG GTGTTGGTCACCTTGTACCGGCAGTTGAGATTGCAAAACTCATGGTTAAACGTGATGACAGACTCTCCATAACTGTTCTTGTCATGAAACGCCCACCATTAGACACCAAGATAAACAGGTACATTGAATCAGTCTCTCCTTCAATACCTGATCATATCCAATTCGTTGACCTCCCTAATGATGAGAAAACGAGTTCTGGCATCAACTTCCTTAGTTCATTCATCGAGAGCCAGAAACCCCACGTTAAAAATGCCGTCTTCAAGCTTGTTCAGTCTGGCTCAAGCTCCGAGTCACCTCAACTTGCTGGATTTGTTGTTGGCATGTTCTGTACAACAATGATAGACGTGGCAAACGAATTTGGTGTTCCTTCATatgttttctttgcttcaagTGCCGCTGCTCTCAGTCTTATGCTTTATATGCAGGCTCTAAATGATGAGAAGAATGTGGACACCACCGAGTTTAAGGACTCTGATGCTGAGTTCATGTTACCAGGCATCGTTAACCCGGTTCCCGCAAAGGTTTTGCCTTCTGTAGTGTTTAATAAAGACTGGCATCCTATTTACTTCGGAAATGCAAGAAGGTTTAAAGAAGCAGAAGGTATTATGGTAAATACATATGTGGAGCTTGAATCCCAGGTAATCAACGCCTTCTCCGATGGTAAAACCCCTCCTTTGTACCCTATTGGTcctattttaaatcttaaaggCGATGGTCATGATGTGGGTTCAGCCGAGaccaataaaaataaggacATCATGGAATGGCTTGATGATCAACCTCCATCATCAGTGGTTTTCCTGTGCTTTGGGAGCATGGGAAGCTTTAGTGAGGAACAATTAAAAGAGATTGCAAGTGCATTGGAGCAAAGCGGGTATAGGTTCTTGTGGTCCGTGCGCCAACCTCCACCGAAGGGTAAGATGGGATTCCCAACCGATTATGCAAATCCAGAGGAAGCTGTGCCCACGGGATTCTTAGATCGTACGGCTGGGATTGGGAAGGTTATTGGATGGGCTCCTCAAGTGGCCATTTTAGCTCATCCAGCTATCGGTGGGTTTGTATCACATTGTGGTTGGAATTCTATACTAGAGAGCTTATGGTTTGGTGTTCCAATTGCTGCATGGCCATTGTTTTCAGAGCAACAACTAAATGCCTTCGAGATGATGATTGAACTGGGATTAGCAACAGAGATTAAAATGGATTATAGGAAGGATTTTAGAGCTGAAAACGAAGTGATTGTGAGTGCTGATATTATAGAGAAAGGAATAATGTCTGTTATGGAGCAGGATAGCGAAGTAAGGAAGAAGGTGAAAGCCATGAGTGAAATGGGCAAGAAGGCTTTGCTGGATGGTGGATCTTCGCACTCAATCCTCGGTCGTTTAATTGAAGATATGATGAAcaatttgaaatga
- the LOC118037253 gene encoding anthocyanidin 3-O-glucosyltransferase 2-like isoform X3, which produces MAYGSMVCLDLAQELHGAFVIKNLAVLPVMMLIAVIVTYSGVGHLVPAVEIAKLMVKRDDRLSITVLVMKRPPLDTKINRYIESVSPSIPDHIQFVDLPNDEKTSSGINFLSSFIESQKPHVKNAVFKLVQSGSSSESPQLAGFVVGMFCTTMIDVANEFGVPSYVFFASSAAALSLMLYMQALNDEKNVDTTEFKDSDAEFMLPGIVNPVPAKVLPSVVFNKDWHPIYFGNARRFKEAEGIMVNTYVELESQVINAFSDGKTPPLYPIGPILNLKGDGHDVGSAETNKNKDIMEWLDDQPPSSVVFLCFGSMGSFSEEQLKEIASALEQSGYRFLWSVRQPPPKGKMGFPTDYANPEEAVPTGFLDRTAGIGKVIGWAPQVAILAHPAIGGFVSHCGWNSILESLWFGVPIAAWPLFSEQQLNAFEMMIELGLATEIKMDYRKDFRAENEVIVSADIIEKGIMSVMEQDSEVRKKVKAMSEMGKKALLDGGSSHSILGRLIEDMMNNLK; this is translated from the exons ATGGCTTATGGCAGTATGGTG TGTTTGGACTTGGCTCAAGAACTGCACGGCGCCTTTGTAATTAAGAATCTAGCAGTATTACCAGTGATGATGCTGATTGCAGTAATTGTAACATATTCAG GTGTTGGTCACCTTGTACCGGCAGTTGAGATTGCAAAACTCATGGTTAAACGTGATGACAGACTCTCCATAACTGTTCTTGTCATGAAACGCCCACCATTAGACACCAAGATAAACAGGTACATTGAATCAGTCTCTCCTTCAATACCTGATCATATCCAATTCGTTGACCTCCCTAATGATGAGAAAACGAGTTCTGGCATCAACTTCCTTAGTTCATTCATCGAGAGCCAGAAACCCCACGTTAAAAATGCCGTCTTCAAGCTTGTTCAGTCTGGCTCAAGCTCCGAGTCACCTCAACTTGCTGGATTTGTTGTTGGCATGTTCTGTACAACAATGATAGACGTGGCAAACGAATTTGGTGTTCCTTCATatgttttctttgcttcaagTGCCGCTGCTCTCAGTCTTATGCTTTATATGCAGGCTCTAAATGATGAGAAGAATGTGGACACCACCGAGTTTAAGGACTCTGATGCTGAGTTCATGTTACCAGGCATCGTTAACCCGGTTCCCGCAAAGGTTTTGCCTTCTGTAGTGTTTAATAAAGACTGGCATCCTATTTACTTCGGAAATGCAAGAAGGTTTAAAGAAGCAGAAGGTATTATGGTAAATACATATGTGGAGCTTGAATCCCAGGTAATCAACGCCTTCTCCGATGGTAAAACCCCTCCTTTGTACCCTATTGGTcctattttaaatcttaaaggCGATGGTCATGATGTGGGTTCAGCCGAGaccaataaaaataaggacATCATGGAATGGCTTGATGATCAACCTCCATCATCAGTGGTTTTCCTGTGCTTTGGGAGCATGGGAAGCTTTAGTGAGGAACAATTAAAAGAGATTGCAAGTGCATTGGAGCAAAGCGGGTATAGGTTCTTGTGGTCCGTGCGCCAACCTCCACCGAAGGGTAAGATGGGATTCCCAACCGATTATGCAAATCCAGAGGAAGCTGTGCCCACGGGATTCTTAGATCGTACGGCTGGGATTGGGAAGGTTATTGGATGGGCTCCTCAAGTGGCCATTTTAGCTCATCCAGCTATCGGTGGGTTTGTATCACATTGTGGTTGGAATTCTATACTAGAGAGCTTATGGTTTGGTGTTCCAATTGCTGCATGGCCATTGTTTTCAGAGCAACAACTAAATGCCTTCGAGATGATGATTGAACTGGGATTAGCAACAGAGATTAAAATGGATTATAGGAAGGATTTTAGAGCTGAAAACGAAGTGATTGTGAGTGCTGATATTATAGAGAAAGGAATAATGTCTGTTATGGAGCAGGATAGCGAAGTAAGGAAGAAGGTGAAAGCCATGAGTGAAATGGGCAAGAAGGCTTTGCTGGATGGTGGATCTTCGCACTCAATCCTCGGTCGTTTAATTGAAGATATGATGAAcaatttgaaatga
- the LOC118037253 gene encoding anthocyanidin 3-O-glucosyltransferase 2-like isoform X1, translating to MAYGSMVLWKQKQMVLDGAAFLSSLTAVSQLQCLDLAQELHGAFVIKNLAVLPVMMLIAVIVTYSGVGHLVPAVEIAKLMVKRDDRLSITVLVMKRPPLDTKINRYIESVSPSIPDHIQFVDLPNDEKTSSGINFLSSFIESQKPHVKNAVFKLVQSGSSSESPQLAGFVVGMFCTTMIDVANEFGVPSYVFFASSAAALSLMLYMQALNDEKNVDTTEFKDSDAEFMLPGIVNPVPAKVLPSVVFNKDWHPIYFGNARRFKEAEGIMVNTYVELESQVINAFSDGKTPPLYPIGPILNLKGDGHDVGSAETNKNKDIMEWLDDQPPSSVVFLCFGSMGSFSEEQLKEIASALEQSGYRFLWSVRQPPPKGKMGFPTDYANPEEAVPTGFLDRTAGIGKVIGWAPQVAILAHPAIGGFVSHCGWNSILESLWFGVPIAAWPLFSEQQLNAFEMMIELGLATEIKMDYRKDFRAENEVIVSADIIEKGIMSVMEQDSEVRKKVKAMSEMGKKALLDGGSSHSILGRLIEDMMNNLK from the exons ATGGCTTATGGCAGTATGGTG ctGTGGAAACAGAAACAGATGGTTCTTGATGGAGCGGCCTTTCTATCGTCTTTAACGGCTGTTTCGCAATTGCAGTGTTTGGACTTGGCTCAAGAACTGCACGGCGCCTTTGTAATTAAGAATCTAGCAGTATTACCAGTGATGATGCTGATTGCAGTAATTGTAACATATTCAG GTGTTGGTCACCTTGTACCGGCAGTTGAGATTGCAAAACTCATGGTTAAACGTGATGACAGACTCTCCATAACTGTTCTTGTCATGAAACGCCCACCATTAGACACCAAGATAAACAGGTACATTGAATCAGTCTCTCCTTCAATACCTGATCATATCCAATTCGTTGACCTCCCTAATGATGAGAAAACGAGTTCTGGCATCAACTTCCTTAGTTCATTCATCGAGAGCCAGAAACCCCACGTTAAAAATGCCGTCTTCAAGCTTGTTCAGTCTGGCTCAAGCTCCGAGTCACCTCAACTTGCTGGATTTGTTGTTGGCATGTTCTGTACAACAATGATAGACGTGGCAAACGAATTTGGTGTTCCTTCATatgttttctttgcttcaagTGCCGCTGCTCTCAGTCTTATGCTTTATATGCAGGCTCTAAATGATGAGAAGAATGTGGACACCACCGAGTTTAAGGACTCTGATGCTGAGTTCATGTTACCAGGCATCGTTAACCCGGTTCCCGCAAAGGTTTTGCCTTCTGTAGTGTTTAATAAAGACTGGCATCCTATTTACTTCGGAAATGCAAGAAGGTTTAAAGAAGCAGAAGGTATTATGGTAAATACATATGTGGAGCTTGAATCCCAGGTAATCAACGCCTTCTCCGATGGTAAAACCCCTCCTTTGTACCCTATTGGTcctattttaaatcttaaaggCGATGGTCATGATGTGGGTTCAGCCGAGaccaataaaaataaggacATCATGGAATGGCTTGATGATCAACCTCCATCATCAGTGGTTTTCCTGTGCTTTGGGAGCATGGGAAGCTTTAGTGAGGAACAATTAAAAGAGATTGCAAGTGCATTGGAGCAAAGCGGGTATAGGTTCTTGTGGTCCGTGCGCCAACCTCCACCGAAGGGTAAGATGGGATTCCCAACCGATTATGCAAATCCAGAGGAAGCTGTGCCCACGGGATTCTTAGATCGTACGGCTGGGATTGGGAAGGTTATTGGATGGGCTCCTCAAGTGGCCATTTTAGCTCATCCAGCTATCGGTGGGTTTGTATCACATTGTGGTTGGAATTCTATACTAGAGAGCTTATGGTTTGGTGTTCCAATTGCTGCATGGCCATTGTTTTCAGAGCAACAACTAAATGCCTTCGAGATGATGATTGAACTGGGATTAGCAACAGAGATTAAAATGGATTATAGGAAGGATTTTAGAGCTGAAAACGAAGTGATTGTGAGTGCTGATATTATAGAGAAAGGAATAATGTCTGTTATGGAGCAGGATAGCGAAGTAAGGAAGAAGGTGAAAGCCATGAGTGAAATGGGCAAGAAGGCTTTGCTGGATGGTGGATCTTCGCACTCAATCCTCGGTCGTTTAATTGAAGATATGATGAAcaatttgaaatga